From a single bacterium genomic region:
- a CDS encoding sigma-70 family RNA polymerase sigma factor — protein MENAKQRILDGYAREVIRHKARQLIGKYGFTRDDYDDLQQEMMLDLLRRLGKYDPSKAGLSTFVARIVDRKISTLIRHQRQEKRDYRRPVCSLDAQVEDQDGQARGLDEILSQDAFDEEVARHDRPEAERVDLRLDLTLVLDELPDDLRQLARLLQTRTVAEIARELGVPRSTLYEKGIARLRKIFEDNGLREYLGEARHLGKGPGK, from the coding sequence ATGGAGAACGCAAAGCAGCGCATCCTCGACGGATACGCCCGTGAAGTCATTCGGCACAAAGCCAGGCAGCTGATCGGCAAGTATGGATTCACCCGCGACGACTACGACGACTTGCAGCAGGAGATGATGCTGGATCTGCTGCGCCGCCTCGGCAAGTACGACCCCAGCAAGGCGGGCCTGAGCACGTTCGTGGCCCGCATCGTCGACCGCAAGATCTCCACCCTGATCCGTCACCAGCGCCAAGAGAAACGCGACTACCGACGGCCGGTCTGTTCGCTCGACGCCCAGGTCGAGGACCAGGACGGCCAGGCGCGCGGGCTTGACGAGATCCTCAGCCAGGATGCCTTCGACGAAGAAGTCGCGCGCCACGACCGTCCCGAGGCTGAGCGCGTCGATCTGAGGCTCGACCTCACCTTGGTGCTCGATGAGCTCCCCGACGATCTGCGGCAACTCGCCCGCCTTCTGCAGACCCGAACCGTCGCCGAAATCGCGCGCGAGTTGGGTGTGCCGCGCAGCACGCTCTACGAGAAGGGCATCGCCCGCCTGCGGAAGATCTTCGAGGACAACGGGCTGCGGGAATACCTGGGCGAGGCCCGACACCTCGGCAAGGGACCGGGTAAGTAA
- a CDS encoding ImmA/IrrE family metallo-endopeptidase — translation MARKTDFIHRETIEAGTLALLGDYSRKYGLTVGPPVPVEEILEAHLGLAYDFDDLPRLMGTPDVLGGTWFRSREVKIDQSLDPTVFPSQLGRYRFTVAHEVGHWELHRHRYLSAEGQAAMFAGEDRPVVCRSNDTSPLEWQADRFAGYLLMPKEMVFAQWETMHGNREPYIAIDEIEDLKARWGLADDDRPTVDVARQMAPVFEVSAQAMQIRLIELGLIRTKVPEPGLFS, via the coding sequence ATGGCGCGGAAGACTGACTTCATCCACAGGGAAACCATCGAAGCCGGCACCCTGGCTCTGCTGGGCGACTACAGCAGGAAATACGGCCTGACGGTCGGGCCGCCGGTTCCGGTCGAGGAGATTCTCGAGGCCCACCTCGGCCTCGCCTATGACTTCGACGACCTTCCGAGATTGATGGGAACACCCGATGTGCTGGGTGGAACCTGGTTCCGGTCTCGGGAGGTGAAGATCGACCAATCTCTCGACCCGACCGTGTTCCCGTCCCAGTTGGGCCGGTACCGGTTCACGGTCGCCCATGAGGTCGGCCATTGGGAGTTGCACCGCCACAGGTATCTGTCCGCCGAGGGGCAGGCAGCCATGTTCGCGGGCGAGGACCGTCCGGTGGTCTGCAGGTCCAACGACACGAGTCCGCTCGAATGGCAAGCCGACCGTTTCGCAGGCTACCTGCTGATGCCGAAGGAGATGGTCTTCGCTCAGTGGGAGACCATGCACGGCAACCGGGAGCCGTACATCGCCATCGATGAGATCGAGGACCTGAAGGCCCGCTGGGGTCTCGCTGATGACGATAGGCCCACGGTAGACGTGGCGCGGCAGATGGCGCCGGTGTTCGAGGTCTCGGCGCAGGCGATGCAGATCCGCCTGATCGAGCTGGGACTGATCAGGACCAAGGTGCCGGAGCCGGGGTTGTTCTCGTGA
- a CDS encoding helix-turn-helix domain-containing protein, which produces MAGNPRFGKRVRDLREAKKAVDPSFSLRQFAVKVGISATFLSKVETGEFDPPSAENIIKMAELLDVDADELLALANKTDPELEEIIKTAPKAMADLLRTARDRGLTTDDLERITKSMKRKS; this is translated from the coding sequence ATGGCAGGAAACCCAAGATTCGGAAAGCGGGTCCGTGATCTCCGCGAGGCGAAGAAGGCGGTCGACCCCTCTTTCTCGCTCAGGCAGTTCGCCGTGAAAGTCGGAATCAGCGCCACGTTCCTGAGCAAGGTCGAGACAGGGGAGTTCGATCCGCCCAGCGCGGAGAACATCATCAAGATGGCGGAACTACTCGATGTCGACGCCGACGAGTTGCTGGCGCTGGCCAACAAGACCGATCCGGAACTCGAGGAGATCATCAAGACCGCGCCCAAGGCGATGGCCGACCTTCTACGGACGGCGCGTGATCGCGGCTTGACCACCGATGACCTCGAGCGCATCACGAAGAGCATGAAACGGAAGTCCTGA